The following are from one region of the Girardinichthys multiradiatus isolate DD_20200921_A chromosome 9, DD_fGirMul_XY1, whole genome shotgun sequence genome:
- the rgs16 gene encoding regulator of G-protein signaling 16, producing MCKGLASLPASCLERAKELKARLRILLQKPNWTLSCCKIGKNKLTLEECLKWKESFEKLLSSKYGLCAFTAFLVSEFSEENIAFYFACEDYRRIKCPTRLLTKAQKIYSEFISSEAPREINIDHETRDITKANMQDPSPSCFDQAQHRIYMLMAKDCYPRFLHSPTYRDLLCQAKPSTKATNLPQLEKKV from the exons AAGCAAGGCTGCGAATCCTTCTGCAAAAGCCAAATTGGACTTTATCCTGCTGCAAAATAGGGAAAAATAA ACTAACCCTGGAGGAATGCCTCAAGTGGAAAGAATCATTTGAAAAGCTCCTGTCCAGCAAAT ATGGACTGTGTGCCTTCACAGCCTTCCTGGTTTCTGAATTTAGCGAGGAGAACATTGCGTTCTACTTTGCCTGTGAAGATTACAGACGAATCAAGTGTCCTACCAGGCTACTCACCAAAGCCCAGAAGATCTACAGTGAATTCATCAGCAGTGAAGCTCCACGAGAG ATAAATATTGACCATGAAACCCGTGACATAACCAAAGCCAACATGCAGGATCCCTCACCATCTTGTTTCGACCAGGCCCAGCACAGGATCTACATGCTGATGGCCAAAGACTGCTACCCTCGCTTCCTCCACTCTCCAACCTATAGAGATCTACTGTGCCAAGCCAAACCAAGCACAAAAGCCACCAATCTGCCCCAGCTGGAGAAGAAGGTGTGA